Proteins from a genomic interval of Rhodothermus marinus:
- the sufD gene encoding Fe-S cluster assembly protein SufD, with amino-acid sequence MTTTLTATTTRPEDRFLHAFEAYAGEVLNGTSEHLAALRRKAIERFGVLGFPGRKSEAWKYTPIAKALQHPYRIDPVPAVPALNEQALADYAIPELDAYRVVLVNGRFVPELSTTSDLPEGVVLTGLEEAARRHADLFEKYFAHYLDFENEPFLALNTAFARDGFFLYVPEGTALERPVHVLNLIDTDEELFLQPRNVVVAAPGASLKLVTSGHSRTAQRTFTNGVTEVFVGQGAEVHQYDLRLEGEAASGIFSTQAYLEGGARYTNGTLTLGGALVRNNVYVRFDDQEGEAHLYGLFLGRGSMHIDNHTMIDHAVPHCVSNELYKGILDDEATGVFNGKVLVRPHAQKTNAYQSNKSIVLTREARMYSKPELEIYADDVRCTHGAAIGQLDEDGIFYLRARGLTLQKARAMMLLAFARDVLDQIAVAPVRAYLDELVAGRFGA; translated from the coding sequence ATGACCACTACACTGACCGCCACAACGACGCGCCCGGAAGACCGCTTCCTGCACGCGTTTGAGGCCTACGCAGGCGAAGTGCTCAACGGCACGAGCGAGCACCTGGCCGCCCTGCGCCGCAAAGCCATCGAACGCTTCGGCGTACTGGGCTTTCCGGGCCGCAAGTCGGAGGCCTGGAAATACACCCCCATTGCGAAGGCGCTCCAGCATCCGTACCGGATCGATCCCGTGCCAGCGGTGCCGGCGCTGAACGAACAGGCGCTGGCCGATTATGCGATCCCGGAGCTGGACGCCTACCGCGTCGTGCTCGTCAACGGCCGCTTCGTGCCGGAGCTTTCGACAACTTCGGACCTGCCCGAGGGTGTCGTGCTGACCGGCCTGGAAGAGGCCGCCCGTCGGCATGCCGACCTGTTCGAAAAGTACTTCGCGCACTACCTCGACTTCGAAAACGAACCGTTCCTGGCGCTCAACACCGCTTTTGCCCGGGACGGCTTCTTCCTGTACGTGCCCGAGGGGACCGCGCTCGAGCGTCCGGTGCATGTGCTCAACCTGATCGACACGGACGAGGAGCTGTTTCTGCAACCCCGCAACGTCGTGGTGGCCGCACCGGGCGCCTCGCTCAAGCTGGTGACCAGCGGTCACAGCCGGACCGCGCAGCGCACGTTCACCAACGGCGTCACCGAGGTGTTCGTCGGTCAGGGCGCCGAAGTGCATCAGTACGACCTGCGTCTTGAGGGCGAAGCCGCCTCGGGCATCTTCAGCACGCAGGCCTACCTGGAAGGTGGGGCCCGCTACACGAATGGCACGCTCACGCTGGGCGGCGCGCTGGTTCGCAACAACGTTTATGTGCGCTTCGACGACCAGGAAGGGGAGGCGCACCTGTACGGCCTCTTCCTAGGACGCGGGTCGATGCACATCGACAACCACACGATGATCGACCACGCCGTCCCCCACTGCGTCAGCAACGAGCTCTACAAGGGCATTCTGGACGACGAGGCGACGGGCGTCTTCAACGGGAAGGTGCTCGTGCGACCGCACGCCCAGAAGACGAACGCCTATCAGTCGAACAAGAGTATCGTGCTGACGCGCGAGGCGCGCATGTACTCGAAGCCCGAGCTGGAGATCTACGCCGACGACGTGCGCTGCACGCACGGCGCCGCCATCGGCCAGCTCGACGAAGACGGCATCTTCTACCTGCGGGCCCGTGGCCTGACGCTCCAGAAAGCCCGGGCCATGATGTTGCTGGCCTTCGCCCGTGACGTGCTCGACCAGATCGCTGTCGCGCCAGTCCGCGCCTACCTCGACGAACTGGTGGCCGGACGCTTCGGCGCCTGA